The following DNA comes from Bacteroidota bacterium.
GGAAATCAGAATAAGTTATCGTTCGATGAACTTGTAAAATTTCTGACATCATAAAAATGAAAAGTAAAATCGACAAAACAGATCAAAAGAATGAATTGAACCTGTTTTTGTTCTCAAACTACAATGAACTTACAAAGAAATACATAACTACTTTCCGGTTAGAAACTTCTCAAATATTCACAACATTCAGATACGAGATCGATGTAGAAGAAACTATTCACGACAATCACATCACTTTTAAATTGATTGGATTAAAAACACCGAGGTTACTTATTCCCGGCGGTGGTCCAGCTACATTTGAAAAAAAATATGCGTCGTTAAAAGGAAATTACATCGTTGAGATAATCGGAATAGATAAACGAGAAAACGTTTTTGAAATACGTATATCAAAATATAAAATTAAAGTTATAAAAATTCCTGAAGAAAAATTTATAAATATATGTATCCAGAACTTTTTAAAATAGGACCGTTTACAATTTACAGTTACGGACTGATGCTTGGCATAGCATTCCTAACTGCAAGCTATATACTAACAAGTGAGTTGAAACGAAAAAAATTAGACCCGAATTTAGCATCGACAATTACGTTGCTTGCTGTTATTTGTGGAATCGTTGGCGCTAAATTATTTCACTTGATAGAAAATTTGGAACACTTTCTGCGATCACCGATCGAGATGATGTTTTCTGCAGGCGGACTTACATTTTATGGTGGGTTCATACTTGCTACGATTGTTATAATTTTGTATTTGAAGCAGAAGAAAGTTCCGGTATTAAAAATCACCGATGCGGCAGCGCCCGGTTTGATGATCGGCTACGGGATTGCTCGTATCGGCTGCCACTTGTCGGGCGACGGAGATTACGGGATGCCGACCAAGTTGCCATGGGCAATGAGTTATGAAAACGGCACTTACCCGCCCTCTGCTGCATTCCGCGACTTCCCTGAAATCGTTGAAAAATATGGAGTTAACGGAGTTGTTCCTGATAGTATTTTAGTACATCCGGCACCGTTGTACGAACTGATTGCCGCAGTGTTTTTATTTTTAATCCTCTGGAAACTTCGTAAAAAAATTGCACCCGACGGACTGCTGTTTATGATTTATCTGACTTTTTCAGGAGCGGAACGTTTCTTTGTGGAGTTCATACGACTAAATCCAATAGTTTTATTCGGACTTTCTGAAGCGCAAATTATTTCTATTATATTAATTGCTATCGGAGTTTTAGGTATTTTTTATTTGAAAAGAAAAAATGAGAGAAAAAAGTAAAATCACACACAACTTAATTGTTGGCAGGAATCCGGTCATCGAAGCACTTCGTGCTGCTACTCCCATTGTAAAAATTTTCCTTCTACACGGTATCAGAGGCGGAAACATCGAAACAATTTATAAACTTGCACGGGAGAGAAAAATTCCCTGCATCGAAATCAATCGCAATAAATTTGAGGAATTAACCTCAGGTGATGTTAATCAAGGTGTTGCTGCAATAATCGAAGAGAAAAAGTTTGTTGACGTAGATGACATACTTGAAATTGCATTAGCGAAAAATGAACTTCCGTTCATTTTGATTTTAGATGAAATTCAGGATCCGCAAAATTTAGGAGCCATAATCCGGACAGCCGAGTGTGCCGGTGTGCACGGGGTAATTATTCCGAAACACAACGCAGCTCCTGTAACATCGTCAGTTACGAAAGCCTCAGCCGGTGCAGTCGAATACGTTGCAATGGCGCGCGTTACAAACATCGCACAAACAATTGATGAGTTAAAAGAAAATGGAGTATGGATTGTAGGAACCGACAGTAGCGCCGATAAAAAATATACTGAGCTTGATTACAAAATTCCGTTGGCATTGGTAGTAGGCAGCGAAGGGCGGGGAATGCGGCGACTTGTAAAAGAGAAGTGCGACTTTTTAGTAAAGATACCGCTCTTCGGTAAAATCGAATCGCTGAATGCTTCAGTTGCCGCAGCACTTTTAGTGTATGAAGTTGTGAGAAAAAGAAAATGAATCGAAAAACAACATTAATTACAGGCGCCTCGGGCGGCATTGGTTTAGAATTTGCTAGATTATTTGCAGGTGATGGTTATGATTTAGTTTTAGTTGCCCGCAGAATAAATGAACTTGAGAAATTAAAAACTGAATTGGAAAAGGGAAGTAAAGTTTCAGTCAGAGTAATCCAAAAAGATTTAGCGAAACCAACATCCGCTGAAGAATTATTTAACGAGCTTGAACAAACACAGATAGATGTTTTAGTCAACAACGTAGGATTCGGATCTGTTGGAAATTTTCAAGAAACAGATTGGGATGTTCATAACAGTATGATGAATGTTAATATCATCGTACTTGTTCACTTAACCAGACTTTTTCTATCAGGTATGGTTAAACGGGGGAGTGGTAAAATTTTAAACGTAGCTTCGACAGCGGCATTTCAACCAGGTCCGTTTATGGCGGTTTATTATGCTACAAAATCTTTTGTAGTATCGTTTTCGCAAGCAATCGCAACTGAACTTGAAGGAAGCGGAGTTACGGTAACTTGTTTGTGCCCCGGACCGACTGTATCAGGTTTCCAAAATACTGCAGGAATGAAAAAATCAAAAATTATGAAGTTACTAAAATTTTCCAGTTCTCATGATGCAGCTCTTTATGGATACCACGCGATGAATAAAGGGAAAAGGTTAGCTATTCAAGGATTGATGAACAGAATTTTTGTTTGCTTAGTAAAATTTATACCGGCAGGATTTGTTTTAAAATTGATTCGATACTTACATAAAAAATAGATCTGTTTTTGGTTTCGGATTGCGCTTTTCCTGTCTTCTGCAAGCCTCTTTCAACAAAAAATTAAATCATTGTAAAATAAGAACCGAAATAAAAGTATCAGCGTTCAAATTATCTCTGTAGTAAAAACGTTCGGCACTGGAAAAACAGAACAGGAAATAGAAACAATATCAGAAAAATGGGTGCTGCATTGCGGAAAACAGATAGTTGCTGAGCTTGTCGAAGCAACCGTTTTCTAAACTCACCGGTAATGGCGTTTCGACAAGCTCAACGCCCGTATTGGTCTCTGAACTCTTTTTCTTTCTAAAGCAGCACATTTTTTTATTTACTCAACTACTCCATTGCTTACTTAAGCAGACTCAATTTTTTTACAGAATTAAACGAACCGGCAGTAAGTTTGTAGAAATAAACTCCGCTCGCTAAATGAGATGCATTGAAATTAACAGTGTAGTTTCCGGCTTTCATTTCTTCGTTAACTAATGTAGCTACTTCTTGTCCCAATATATTGTAAACTCTAAGAGTAACTAAATTTGCTATAGGCAAACTGAATGCAATTGTAGTTGTTGGGTTGAACGGGTTCGGATAGTTTTGACTTAGGTTGAAGTCATCGGGAATTCCGTTACCATTTTCGTTCACGCTTACACGGACAGGGTCAGTTCCGCCGGCTTCTGTATATCGGGCAGCAAATTCCTGTATGTAAAGATTACCAACTCTGTTATCTTTTATAATTAATGTGTTTTCATCGTTCCTTGTTTCAGCGGCACTCGACCAGTTATGCGAGCCGGTTACAACCCATGCAGTTCCTCCATAAGGTTCTGCATCAACGATTGCGTACTTATGATGTAAAAATCCGGTGCCAACTTTTAACAAAATATCTACACCACTCGATTGCATGTATGGAAATTGTGTCCCGCTATCAGTGTTATTATCTAAAATAACACGTGTCTTTTTTCCAGCACTTTTCTTTACTACTATTGAATCGGCTAACTCTTTTCTTGTGAAAGTTAGCATAGCAATATTAATGGAACTTTGAGTTTTTCCTAAAGCTTTGCCGATATAGGTTGTTGTTCTGTCGCTTGGACTGAAAAACGACTCAATATATTTACCGCCAATAATAAATTTATGCGGTGTGTTGTTTAGCTTTCTTGCGCCGAATCTAGAAATTCCGGAGTTTGGAGTTTCGGTGTTGGCTCCCCACATTTCTTCGAACTCGCGTGTGTATGCGCCCGCAAGAGCCACATCCTGGATCTCAATCACATTTTGTCTGTCGGCATCGGTTCCGGGGTCTGTAGCATTCCAAGAACCGGTCCATACCCAAACGCTTTCCGGCGCGCCGCCGCGATAGTCAAACACAAAAAACTTATTATGATGTAAGCCCGTGCCGTCATTAAGTCCGTAAGCATCGTAGATAACCGTGATTCCATTATTTGTGAGTGTTGACCAAGGCAAAGTGGTTCTGTTATCGTACTCACCTATTACTCGAACTTTAACTCCACGATTTTTTGCTGCCACCAATGCGCTTGCCACATTAGCGCCAACCGTACCGCTTAAACTATAAAGAGCAGCATCAATCGATCTTCGCGAATTGTTTATCCGCTCAATAACTTTTGATGATAAATTTATATTAGCTAAAGCCGCTTCACCAATCGATAATGTTGTGTTCACACTCTTGCTAAAATAAACATTAATTTTTCCGGTTGTCGGAGATTTTGATGTTGTACTCACTATTAAATTACCTGCGAAACTTGTATCGTTTCCTGAAACGGAAAAAGCTTGAACGTTATAAATTGTTGCTGCTGTTAAGCCGGTTAATGCTACTGAATGAGATATCCTCAAATCATTATCAATTTCGATTACACCTAATTCGTAGTTTGTATTAACTCCATAACGAACACGCGATGTACCGGGAAAAAGTGTTTTCCAGCCAACCGTTACCGAAGATGAATCAAGGTAAGTTTCTTCAGGATATTCTGTGAATAAAGGTCCCGATGATATAATGTCTTGAGTAAAGCGAGGCATAACTTGATAACCACCGATGTAAGGTGTTGTTGTCTTGTATTGCCCCACGACACCGATTAGGTCGAATGTACCCGCAGGAGCTACTCCGCCGACTAAGTTTGTGTTATTATCGATACGCAGTTGAACCGTATCGCTTGTTGAAGCGCCAATCAGGCGGTAGTTCGTATTTGCAGCCCAGTTTGTTACAGGGGTTCCACTTAGGGTGGTAACAGTAACACCGATGATGTGTACGAGTTTGCCCTCATAAATTTCAACTCCTCCAACACCATTAAAATTAATCTGTGTTGGTGTTGATATTACGGGATCAACAAAATTGCCTGTGCTGATAACTGAATACTGTTCGGGCAATTCGATCTGGTTCAATCCACCGAATTGTGTTACTTTTCCAGTTACCTGAATTTCATCACCAATATTAACGGCTGCTGAAAATATAGTTCCGTATATCGACATACCGGCGGAATTATCCTGTATAAAACTTGGACTGCCGAATTCGTTCGCGACGGTTATAATTCCACGAACAGTTACCAGATCACCGATTCTCGTTGAAGCTCCGTTAGCATCGTTTACTTTTACTTCCGAGATCGGAATTGCTGCACCATAGACAGTAATAACCGGGATCGGTGCGACGTCTCCGTAAGTTCCGCTTGCACCCGATTGTGTTTTAAATTTATAATAACCTGTAAAGGTTGCTGATGTAATAGGTGAGATTGTAATTTCTGTTGAATCTGCACTGAACGATATACCTGTAAAATAAATTGTATCGCCAATTACGCTTGCAGTTGCAATTATGTTTGTGTAACTAACGTCGCTAATATTCTTTGACCATGAAAATTCGGGTGGGACGATTATTCTTAAATTATTAACAGCAAATGCAGGGTCTTTACGGTATGTAATTTTGATGGTTGTATCGACACTGCCATCTAAAAGAGATGGAGTAATTGATACTGAACCTGAACCTTCCGGACGTGCACGTAGTAAAGATATCCAAGCAGAATTTTCTGTTGTATTACCGGTTCCACGCGTGATAGTAAGAGTGTTTTGTGACCAGTTTGCTACATCGATTAATTGGCTTACACTATTTCCCTTGAAAGCAGTTGCCGTGTTCGAAGTTAAAGCAGCCGAAAAATGAACTTTTGGTGCAGGTATGCTGGCTGCATTGGCAGGTCCCCATGAAACACCAAAGATATGTGTTTGTGATGTATTACGGATTTGAACAGCATCGCTAGTTCCAGCAATTGAAAACACATTGCCAGTAAAGTAAGTAGAATTGTTTGATTTTATTGTAAGTGAATAATCACTCGGATCAAAATCTTCGGGGAAAGTGTTTTCGGGACGAGCAATGATAATAACAGTACCTGATTTGAGATTGTTCCATAGGGCATTTGTTGTAAAGACTAATGGAGCTAATGCACCGCCTGTACTCGAAAAATCCCTAATATCCCAGCTCCTTATATCTAACCCATCTTGAACCACGAGCAACTCAACCCATTCATCGTTGCCGCTTGAATTATAAAGTTCATTGATAATAATAGATTGTGAAAATATTGAGGAGGTCGCAAAAATCATTACAAATACAAACAAAACAAATTTTTTCATAAAACTTTCCTGTTTAAATTATAAAAAACAAGAGGCAAATAGCCTCTTCTTGATTAAAAACTGTATAAGACTGTGTAAATCTAATTAAATTTAGTGAGAAAACAAAAGGAGTAAATCGATCGAATCCTAAATCCCCGTCTGCCGGCGGGTAGTCTGGCGAGCAGGTAAAAATAAAAAACTTGTGGTGAGCCCTTCGACAAGCACATGACAGCGCGTAGTCGAAACATTATAAATTCTTTATAACCTTCACAACTCTCCATATAAATCCAACGTCACGTTTTCGAACCGAGACCGGTTCAAAATCAGGATTTAGTGGAATTAAGTGAATATGTGTGCTGTCGATTTTTACTTTCTTCAAAACATCCTCATCGTTCACACGCACTACACAGATATCGCCGTTGCGAACTTCCTGCTTCGGACTCACGACGACAATATCACTGTCCTCAATTTTTGGCGACATACTTGCTCCCTTTACAACGAGTGCGAAAGCATTCGGGTCGTTTATATTATCAATCGTTACATAACGGTCAACATAATCGGGATGAAAAATAGGAGTAGTTCTCCCCGCAGGAACCGATGAGTACAATGGAATATCCACTAAAGGAATATCTCGTAAATATGTTGTTTTGTGTAATGGAAAAATTTTTGTCCTGTCGGGCGGCGAATGATACATCTCGCCTTCACCTGTTAGCAGCCATTCAGGTCGCACACCCGTAAATTTTGCAAGTCGCATCAGATAATTACTGTCGGGGACTTGCTCGCCTTTTTCCCAGCGCTGGAGTGTTCGTGTTGCCACATCAACTTTTTCAGCTAATGTGTGTTGGTCGAGTTCTTTGTTCAACCGTGATTCGTTTATACGGTTGCCGATTTTTGATCTCATATTAACCTCTTGTTTATTTGATAGACATATATGTCTTTGTATATTATTATCAGCGTCATATTTGTCGCACACTAAAATAAGGAATTATTTTTGAGAAGTCAAGTTTTGATATTTTTAAATGTTTTTGTAGGTTGAGTTGTAAAATTTATAACATCAAACAAATATAGATGCGCATTTTAGCATTCACTGACATACACGGTTCGTATAACCGGGTTTTAGAGATCATTAAATCAGAAAAACCCGATATGGTAATTATTGGCGGCGATTTAACAAACTTAGGCAGAGTCCAAGAAGTTGAATCGGTTATACGGCAATTTCAAACTTTAACCCCCAATTTGTTTTGTATTGCAGGCAATATGGACTTACCCCAGCATGATGATTTGTTTGATAAACTGAACGTTTCAATCAACGGTAAAGGCATTATTATGAATGAAGTTGGGATATTTGGTGTATCGGCGGTGCCGACTTCACCACTTCGAACACCTTATGAAATTGATGAAGAAGCAATCTCAGAAAAAATTGCCGAAGGATATAAAGATGTATTGAATGCAAAAACTAAAATTCTGGTTTCACACGCACCACCTTATGGGACGAAAGTAGATATTGTTCATTCGGGGTATCATGTTGGCAGTTCGGCTGTTCGGGATTTTATTGAGGCTGAAAAAGTAGATGTAGTAATTTGCGGGCACATACACGAAGGTCGGGGGCAGGATACTTTGGGGAAAACAAAAATAATTAATTGCGGGCAAGCAAGCCGCGGTTATTACGCTGTTATACAAATAAGTGAAAAAATAGAAGTTACAAATTCTGAGTACAAATAATGAGTATGAGTAATATAAAAGCAATAGTTTTTGATTTAGGAAATGTATTAGTAAAAATCGATTATAAACCTTTGCTTGTTCATACAGGACTTAACGGTAAATTCAGTGAAGAGGAGGTTTACAATTTATTAGAAAACCCTGCGATTGCATACGAAAGTGGAAAATTAAGTTCGCACGAGTTTTACAACGAAACTATGAGGATGCTTCAAATTAATATTGATTATGAGAAGTTTGTTCATGCTTGGTGCAGTGTTGCGACCGTGATGGTTGAAAATATCGAGGAAGTAGTTATTGAACTTGCACGACAATATCCGTTATATTTATTGAGCAATACTAACGAACTCCATCTGCATCATATTAAAAAGAACTATCCAATTTTAGAAAATTTTCAAAGATTATTTTTATCGTATAAAATCGGTGTAATGAAACCGGATGAAGAAATATTTCAATTCATGCTCAATGAATTGGAAATTGAGCCGGAAGATATTTTTTTTATTGATGATAAAATCACAAACGTTGAGAGTGCATTCTTACTTGGGATTGATGCTGTTCATTTTCAATCAACAAACGAGTTAAGAAAAGTATTAACCCAAAAATACATATTATCAGCAAAAAAGTAAAAAAAACCTTCACCTACAGTTTGTTATCCAACCCTCGAAATTAGCTTATAAAAGCCAATTTTCTAAAATACTACGACTTTAAAAAACTACCCACAAAAATTATTATTAAAAATTTGTTTTTTTGCTTGACTTTCAAGGAAAATCGTTTAAATTACCATATAAATTATACAAGAGTGGGTAAAAGTGTGTAGGAAAATTACCCCCTTTCAATAATTATAAAATTTATGGCTTCATTTAAAGGAACATACAAATATAGTGTCGACAGCAAAGGTCGCCTGAATATTCCGTCGAAATTGCGAAAGCAACTTACCGACGATATCAAGGATCATTTTGTTGTGATGCGCGGATTCGATAAATGCTTGTTCGTTTATCCGATTAACGTTTGGGCAGATGTTGAAGCGGAATTTATTAAGCTGTCGGCTTATAATTCTGAACATCGCCAATTAGAGCGGACGATATACGCTAATCTTTCAGAAGTGGAATTAGATTCGCAAGCCCGGATAAGTATCCCACCCGATTTACGCGAATATGCTCAGATCGATAGCGATGCGTTAATAATCGGAATTCGGAATAGAATAGAAATTTGGAATCCAAAAATTTACGAAGAATATATTAGCAGTCAAGTTGATTCTTACGAAACTGTCGCTCAAAAGGTAATGAACAATCTTGGTTGATGTTCCTTGATAATATGCAATGAGCTATGAATATCACACGCCGGTTTTAGTCGAAAAAGTTCTTGAGTACCTTATTACTAAACCTGACGGTGTTTATGTCGATGCAACTTTAGGAGGTGGTGGTCATTCGGAAAAAATTTTAGAACGACTCATACCCACAGGAGTTTTAATTGGAATTGATGCCGATAAAGATGCTCTTGAATTTTCAAAAGTGCGTTTTGGAGAAAGAGTGTTATTAATACAAAGCAATTTTTCGCATCTCTCCCAAATTCTTTCCGAACATAACTTACCTAAAGTGGATGGTTTTCTTTTTGATTTAGGAATTTCATCCCGTCAAATCGACTCAGCCCAAAAGGGATTTAGTTTTAGCTGCGATGCTAAACTTGATATGCGTTTCGACTCGAGGCAAGAGTTGGATGCACATTACATCGTTAATTCGTATTCCGAAGAAGAACTCAGCCGGATATTCTGGCAGTTCGGCGAAGAAAAATTTTCGCGCCGGATTGCAAAAAAAATTGTTGATTCAAGAACACGTAAATCAATTGAAACTACTTTAGAATTAGCTGAAATTGTAAAATCTGTTGTAAGCGGAAAATTCTTGAATAAATCGTTAGCAAGAATTTTTCAAGCTATAAGAATTGAAGTAAACCGAGAATTAGAATCTTTACAGTCGGCTTTAAAAAGTTCATTGATGCACCTGAATCCGGCAGGCAGATTAATTGTTATCTCGTATCACTCGCTAGAAGACAGGATTGTAAAGTCGTTCTTCAAGGAGTTTTCAACTCCGACTAGAGATATTACATGGAAATTGACCGGCATAGAAACAACGAAGCCGTTAATACGAGTTCTAACAAAGAAACCAATTCTACCTGAAGAACCGGAGATCGTGCAAAATCCAAGGTCTCGCAGTGCAAAACTGAGGGTAGCTGAGCTTCTAAATGATTAAGAATATGTCTCCAAGAAACGAAGATAAATTAAATAATATGACTCCTGATCCACGTTTCGTTTATAATGGATCAAAAAAAACAGAAGGATTTTTGCCTTCGGAAGTTATGTTGCGAAAAAACAAGTCTGTATCAAATCAAAGACCATCGCTCATAAAAATGGGGCTTATTATTATTTTTTGTACTTCTCTCGGTTTGCTTGTAATAAATAATATTTTAACAATAAATTCATTAGTGAAAGAAATCGATTCTTTATCAAAAAAATATAAAACAATAAAAAGCACAAACGAATTCTTAATTGCTGAGATTAATAAAAAATCAACATACGAAAGGATTGTTCCCTTAGCTCAACGGGAATTGGGGATG
Coding sequences within:
- a CDS encoding XRE family transcriptional regulator — encoded protein: MRSKIGNRINESRLNKELDQHTLAEKVDVATRTLQRWEKGEQVPDSNYLMRLAKFTGVRPEWLLTGEGEMYHSPPDRTKIFPLHKTTYLRDIPLVDIPLYSSVPAGRTTPIFHPDYVDRYVTIDNINDPNAFALVVKGASMSPKIEDSDIVVVSPKQEVRNGDICVVRVNDEDVLKKVKIDSTHIHLIPLNPDFEPVSVRKRDVGFIWRVVKVIKNL
- a CDS encoding SDR family oxidoreductase, whose protein sequence is MNRKTTLITGASGGIGLEFARLFAGDGYDLVLVARRINELEKLKTELEKGSKVSVRVIQKDLAKPTSAEELFNELEQTQIDVLVNNVGFGSVGNFQETDWDVHNSMMNVNIIVLVHLTRLFLSGMVKRGSGKILNVASTAAFQPGPFMAVYYATKSFVVSFSQAIATELEGSGVTVTCLCPGPTVSGFQNTAGMKKSKIMKLLKFSSSHDAALYGYHAMNKGKRLAIQGLMNRIFVCLVKFIPAGFVLKLIRYLHKK
- a CDS encoding FtsL-like putative cell division protein, with amino-acid sequence MSPRNEDKLNNMTPDPRFVYNGSKKTEGFLPSEVMLRKNKSVSNQRPSLIKMGLIIIFCTSLGLLVINNILTINSLVKEIDSLSKKYKTIKSTNEFLIAEINKKSTYERIVPLAQRELGMFIQKTPSEWFELSNNK
- a CDS encoding phospholipase D-like domain-containing protein codes for the protein MKKFVLFVFVMIFATSSIFSQSIIINELYNSSGNDEWVELLVVQDGLDIRSWDIRDFSSTGGALAPLVFTTNALWNNLKSGTVIIIARPENTFPEDFDPSDYSLTIKSNNSTYFTGNVFSIAGTSDAVQIRNTSQTHIFGVSWGPANAASIPAPKVHFSAALTSNTATAFKGNSVSQLIDVANWSQNTLTITRGTGNTTENSAWISLLRARPEGSGSVSITPSLLDGSVDTTIKITYRKDPAFAVNNLRIIVPPEFSWSKNISDVSYTNIIATASVIGDTIYFTGISFSADSTEITISPITSATFTGYYKFKTQSGASGTYGDVAPIPVITVYGAAIPISEVKVNDANGASTRIGDLVTVRGIITVANEFGSPSFIQDNSAGMSIYGTIFSAAVNIGDEIQVTGKVTQFGGLNQIELPEQYSVISTGNFVDPVISTPTQINFNGVGGVEIYEGKLVHIIGVTVTTLSGTPVTNWAANTNYRLIGASTSDTVQLRIDNNTNLVGGVAPAGTFDLIGVVGQYKTTTPYIGGYQVMPRFTQDIISSGPLFTEYPEETYLDSSSVTVGWKTLFPGTSRVRYGVNTNYELGVIEIDNDLRISHSVALTGLTAATIYNVQAFSVSGNDTSFAGNLIVSTTSKSPTTGKINVYFSKSVNTTLSIGEAALANINLSSKVIERINNSRRSIDAALYSLSGTVGANVASALVAAKNRGVKVRVIGEYDNRTTLPWSTLTNNGITVIYDAYGLNDGTGLHHNKFFVFDYRGGAPESVWVWTGSWNATDPGTDADRQNVIEIQDVALAGAYTREFEEMWGANTETPNSGISRFGARKLNNTPHKFIIGGKYIESFFSPSDRTTTYIGKALGKTQSSINIAMLTFTRKELADSIVVKKSAGKKTRVILDNNTDSGTQFPYMQSSGVDILLKVGTGFLHHKYAIVDAEPYGGTAWVVTGSHNWSSAAETRNDENTLIIKDNRVGNLYIQEFAARYTEAGGTDPVRVSVNENGNGIPDDFNLSQNYPNPFNPTTTIAFSLPIANLVTLRVYNILGQEVATLVNEEMKAGNYTVNFNASHLASGVYFYKLTAGSFNSVKKLSLLK
- the lgt gene encoding prolipoprotein diacylglyceryl transferase, with translation MYPELFKIGPFTIYSYGLMLGIAFLTASYILTSELKRKKLDPNLASTITLLAVICGIVGAKLFHLIENLEHFLRSPIEMMFSAGGLTFYGGFILATIVIILYLKQKKVPVLKITDAAAPGLMIGYGIARIGCHLSGDGDYGMPTKLPWAMSYENGTYPPSAAFRDFPEIVEKYGVNGVVPDSILVHPAPLYELIAAVFLFLILWKLRKKIAPDGLLFMIYLTFSGAERFFVEFIRLNPIVLFGLSEAQIISIILIAIGVLGIFYLKRKNERKK
- the rlmB gene encoding 23S rRNA (guanosine(2251)-2'-O)-methyltransferase RlmB codes for the protein MTHNLIVGRNPVIEALRAATPIVKIFLLHGIRGGNIETIYKLARERKIPCIEINRNKFEELTSGDVNQGVAAIIEEKKFVDVDDILEIALAKNELPFILILDEIQDPQNLGAIIRTAECAGVHGVIIPKHNAAPVTSSVTKASAGAVEYVAMARVTNIAQTIDELKENGVWIVGTDSSADKKYTELDYKIPLALVVGSEGRGMRRLVKEKCDFLVKIPLFGKIESLNASVAAALLVYEVVRKRK
- the rsmH gene encoding 16S rRNA (cytosine(1402)-N(4))-methyltransferase RsmH; translation: MSYEYHTPVLVEKVLEYLITKPDGVYVDATLGGGGHSEKILERLIPTGVLIGIDADKDALEFSKVRFGERVLLIQSNFSHLSQILSEHNLPKVDGFLFDLGISSRQIDSAQKGFSFSCDAKLDMRFDSRQELDAHYIVNSYSEEELSRIFWQFGEEKFSRRIAKKIVDSRTRKSIETTLELAEIVKSVVSGKFLNKSLARIFQAIRIEVNRELESLQSALKSSLMHLNPAGRLIVISYHSLEDRIVKSFFKEFSTPTRDITWKLTGIETTKPLIRVLTKKPILPEEPEIVQNPRSRSAKLRVAELLND
- a CDS encoding HAD family phosphatase, which produces MSNIKAIVFDLGNVLVKIDYKPLLVHTGLNGKFSEEEVYNLLENPAIAYESGKLSSHEFYNETMRMLQINIDYEKFVHAWCSVATVMVENIEEVVIELARQYPLYLLSNTNELHLHHIKKNYPILENFQRLFLSYKIGVMKPDEEIFQFMLNELEIEPEDIFFIDDKITNVESAFLLGIDAVHFQSTNELRKVLTQKYILSAKK
- the mraZ gene encoding division/cell wall cluster transcriptional repressor MraZ, which codes for MASFKGTYKYSVDSKGRLNIPSKLRKQLTDDIKDHFVVMRGFDKCLFVYPINVWADVEAEFIKLSAYNSEHRQLERTIYANLSEVELDSQARISIPPDLREYAQIDSDALIIGIRNRIEIWNPKIYEEYISSQVDSYETVAQKVMNNLG
- a CDS encoding metallophosphoesterase — translated: MRILAFTDIHGSYNRVLEIIKSEKPDMVIIGGDLTNLGRVQEVESVIRQFQTLTPNLFCIAGNMDLPQHDDLFDKLNVSINGKGIIMNEVGIFGVSAVPTSPLRTPYEIDEEAISEKIAEGYKDVLNAKTKILVSHAPPYGTKVDIVHSGYHVGSSAVRDFIEAEKVDVVICGHIHEGRGQDTLGKTKIINCGQASRGYYAVIQISEKIEVTNSEYK